The Caldicellulosiruptor changbaiensis genome has a segment encoding these proteins:
- a CDS encoding O-acetylhomoserine aminocarboxypropyltransferase/cysteine synthase family protein: MEERKYGFDTLQLHAGQFVDRETKSRAVPIYQTTSYIFDTPEEAADLFALKKAGNIYTRIGNPTTDVLEKRIAALDGGVGAVATSSGQAAITYAILNIARSGDEVVAASTLYGGTYTLFAHTLRKLGIAVKFVNPDYPEEFEAAITDKTKAIFVETLGNPNINIPDFGAIAEIAHKHGIPFIVDNTFATPYLFRPIEHGADIVVYSMTKFLGGHGTSIAGIVVDSGRFEWNEKFPDLIQPDPSYHGLVYTKEFGNAAYIAKLRLTLLRDIGACISPFNSFLILLGVETLSLRMQKHVDNAMKLAEFLNNHPKVEWVNYPALEGNKYYDLYKKYLPKGPGAIFTFGPKGGYSAAKKIINNVKLFSHLANVGDAKSLIIHPASTTHQQLTEEEQRAAGVLPEMIRLSVGIEDIDDLIYDIESALNKI, from the coding sequence ATGGAAGAAAGAAAATACGGTTTTGATACTCTTCAACTTCATGCAGGGCAGTTTGTTGACAGAGAGACAAAATCAAGAGCTGTTCCAATTTACCAGACAACCTCTTACATTTTCGATACACCTGAAGAGGCAGCAGACCTGTTTGCACTCAAAAAAGCAGGAAATATCTATACAAGAATAGGAAATCCGACAACAGATGTTTTAGAAAAAAGAATTGCAGCACTGGATGGTGGGGTTGGAGCTGTTGCAACATCCTCAGGGCAAGCTGCTATCACTTATGCAATTTTAAACATTGCAAGAAGCGGAGACGAAGTTGTCGCTGCTTCAACCTTGTACGGCGGAACATATACACTATTTGCTCACACATTAAGAAAACTTGGTATCGCCGTAAAATTTGTCAATCCTGACTATCCAGAAGAATTTGAAGCAGCAATTACAGATAAGACAAAGGCTATATTTGTCGAGACGCTTGGCAACCCTAATATAAACATTCCTGATTTTGGAGCTATAGCAGAGATTGCTCACAAGCATGGAATTCCTTTTATTGTGGACAACACATTTGCAACACCTTATTTGTTCAGGCCAATTGAACACGGGGCGGACATTGTTGTGTATTCAATGACAAAGTTTTTGGGCGGACATGGGACATCAATTGCAGGGATTGTGGTTGACTCGGGGAGATTCGAGTGGAACGAGAAATTCCCAGATTTAATTCAGCCTGACCCAAGTTATCACGGTCTTGTTTATACAAAGGAGTTCGGAAATGCTGCATATATTGCAAAACTAAGACTTACACTTCTTAGAGACATTGGTGCTTGTATATCACCGTTTAATTCGTTCCTGATTTTACTTGGCGTTGAAACGCTTTCGCTCAGAATGCAAAAGCATGTTGACAACGCAATGAAATTAGCAGAGTTTTTGAACAATCATCCAAAAGTGGAGTGGGTAAACTATCCGGCCTTAGAGGGCAACAAATACTATGACCTTTACAAAAAATACCTACCAAAAGGTCCTGGTGCTATCTTTACATTTGGACCAAAAGGCGGCTATAGCGCAGCAAAGAAGATTATAAACAATGTAAAGCTCTTTTCACACCTTGCAAATGTTGGCGATGCAAAATCACTTATCATTCATCCTGCGTCAACCACTCATCAGCAGCTTACAGAAGAAGAGCA